In Candidatus Zixiibacteriota bacterium, the DNA window ATCTGCCGGCCATGACTTCGGTGGCGGTTCTCGGCGACCTGACCCGCCTGACCCTGGTATGGGACGACAAACTGCTGGTAATCCGCGCCAGTCAGCCCCAGCACAATGTCGTGGATGTGCAGTTTTCACCGCGTTCCAACGGTTACCTGTGTGAAATATACCTGGCCCATCCACTCGAATACGAGGTCCTGCGTTCCGAAGGCAACTGGCTTCAGGTCACGCTTCAGGGTGGAAAACTGAACGAAAAGCGGATTTCTAATCTGCCCCACAGCCGGGCGGTGCGCAGGATTCGAGCTTTTCAATTCGAGAATTCCGCCCAGGTGTCGATCCGTTTTCGGCGTGAGATAACCGAAATTACCCACAACCTGGCATTGAATCCACCGCGCCTTCAGGTGATGATAATCGACACGATGTTTGACTATACCAGCCTGGATACGATCTTCACCGAGGAAGAGTTCGATCCGATCGATGTGATCGTGATCGATCCCGGCCACGGTGGCATAGAAGACGGAGCTATCGGCCCGCAAGACCTGAAGGAAAAGGATGTCGTCCTGGATATCAGCCTGCGACTGAAAGAGCTGTTTGAAAAGGAGCAGGGTATCGACGTGATTCTAACCCGCGAGGCTGATACAACTTTGCTTCTGGATGAACGCGCGGCAATCGCCAACACTTCAGAGGGCGACCTGTTTATCTCGGTGCACTGCAATTCATTCACCGAAAGGTCAGCCAAGGGTTCGCAGACGTTTTTTCTGGCGGCGGCTTTAAACGATGCCGCGCGGGCGACCGCCATGCTGGAAAACCGTTCGATCATGGTCAGCAAGGAGCCTGATAAGCCTGACAGCCTGGATGATCTCAGTTTTATACTCTACGATCTTTTGCAGACAGAATACCTCGAAGAATCGCAGGCCCTGGCGGGAGAAATTCAAAACAGTATGATCAAATCGCTCAGGACACGCGACCGCGGGATCGACCAGGCCGGGTTCTTTATGCTCAACAAGGTATTTATGCCCTCGGTGCTGATCGAAGTCGCGTTTATATCCAATAAGCACGAGGAGACGCTGTTGAAAAAGGACAGCTTCCGTCAGAAAGCGGCCGAGGGAATCTATCGTGGAATTAAAAATTTTATTGACAAATACAGCCCTGACAGCTACAAAACAGACCGATGACAGAAATCAAACAGACACAACCGATCGGGATTTTTGACTCCGGCCTGGGTGGCCTGACAGTCGCGCGGGAGATCTTCAAGCTGTTGCCGGATGAAGACGTTATCTATTTCGGCGACACCGGCAGGTATCCATACGGTCCCCGTTCCAAGGATATCATTATCGAGTTCTCCCGCCAGGACACCAAATTTCTGCTGGAGCAGGATGTTAAACTGGTAGTTGTGGCATGCAACACCGCCTCCGCGCAGGCTCTGGATGAAATCCGTTCTGATTACATTGTCGAGATGATCGGTGTAATTGAACCGGGCGCTGTCTCCGCCATCAAGGCCACCAAAAACGGCAAAATCGGCATTATCGGCACCGCCGGCACGATCTCATCGGACTCCTATGCCCGTACAATCAATCGGCTGGATCCGAAGATCAAGGTGTTTTCCATGGCCTGTCCGCTTTTTGTTCCAC includes these proteins:
- a CDS encoding glutamate racemase; protein product: MTEIKQTQPIGIFDSGLGGLTVAREIFKLLPDEDVIYFGDTGRYPYGPRSKDIIIEFSRQDTKFLLEQDVKLVVVACNTASAQALDEIRSDYIVEMIGVIEPGAVSAIKATKNGKIGIIGTAGTISSDSYARTINRLDPKIKVFSMACPLFVPLIEEGYIDREATYLIAEDYLSSFKTNGIDTLILGCTHYPLIKEVIHKVLGNNIVLVDSAEETAQVVYKQLLKLDLMKPKSASIEHKFYVSDFPERFHQVARHFLGDQIQNVIRIDITKY